Proteins from a genomic interval of Chroococcidiopsis thermalis PCC 7203:
- a CDS encoding aspartate/glutamate racemase family protein, whose amino-acid sequence MKKVLGILGGMGPLASAEFLKTIYEFNLADREQEMPACFLYSDPTIPDRTEAIANGLDELLLNDLITVLETLYLLGVDKIVIPCITIHYFLPKVPSILREKIVSLVDLILEEVLNRQEHQLLLCTQGTLNACIFQQHRLWKWAEPYIIVPQAEHKQIHNLIYQIKKEGIQKSALVFLNTLLNKYEVNSFIAGCTEFHLLAKYLIQHHAQYYRIVDPLLIIATNLRRFIDLQPHDADFITVDSRRRSPIYSFNER is encoded by the coding sequence ATGAAAAAAGTTTTAGGAATATTGGGGGGAATGGGTCCCCTTGCGTCTGCGGAGTTTTTAAAAACAATCTATGAGTTTAATCTTGCCGATAGAGAACAAGAAATGCCTGCATGTTTTCTTTACTCCGATCCGACAATTCCCGATCGCACGGAAGCGATCGCTAATGGCTTAGATGAGTTATTACTTAACGATCTAATTACAGTTCTAGAAACACTTTACTTATTGGGTGTTGATAAGATTGTCATCCCTTGTATAACTATACATTATTTTCTTCCCAAGGTTCCATCAATTTTGAGAGAGAAGATCGTGTCTTTGGTCGATTTAATTCTAGAAGAAGTCTTAAATAGGCAAGAACATCAACTTTTACTCTGTACGCAAGGAACGCTAAATGCATGTATTTTTCAACAACATAGATTGTGGAAATGGGCTGAACCATACATAATTGTTCCGCAAGCAGAGCATAAACAGATTCACAATCTGATTTATCAAATAAAAAAAGAAGGTATTCAGAAATCAGCTCTGGTTTTCCTCAATACATTACTAAATAAATATGAAGTAAATTCTTTTATTGCCGGATGTACTGAATTTCACTTGCTTGCAAAGTACCTTATCCAACATCATGCCCAATATTATCGCATCGTAGATCCGCTCTTAATTATAGCAACAAATTTAAGAAGATTCATCGATTTACAACCACACGATGCAGATTTTATAACTGTCGATTCGAGAAGGCGATCGCCTATTTATTCCTTCAATGAGCGTTAA
- a CDS encoding GumC family protein, translating into MESQEHLNLDLQKYWESLKRNWIPAVATFGLVSVLATLVACLQQPEYEAQGKLLLKVSRTPSLTGVGQQLGELDPPLAAKSSPLNTEIEIIRSIPLVQQTISTLNLKDQNGTFLDPQTIIKQQLDVKNIGATDMLVISYKSHDSTQAAVVVNKLMNLYITRNLLANRTEAVTANKFIAKQLPIAEASVRQVEVALRQFKEKNQVVALDEEAKSAVKIIEELENKIKQTEADLADATTRSVNLQQKVGMTSKDALAINSLNQSLGVQKVLEELQQVESQIVVQQNRFSDNNPTIISLKHERDSLNSLLHDRVQQALGTHTQISKRSLQIGESQQKLIENFAATEGTRLAIHSRLASLSKAQSSFKKRLTTLPKLEQEQRELQRRLAAAQSTYQTLLQKFQEVRLAENQNTGNATIIENALVPTKASIRKPASIVILGILSGIFLSTIAVLILEITDKSIKSLQEVKKVFGYAVVGDIPQFGKKVNSHRQDEQQNIPPVFVREMPDSPISEAFNILQANLKFFHLLHPADSISIQATHAKRKIKPSLSIGTFFSSLKNSNKAFKTIVVTSSISKEGKSTISANLAATMAEIGRKVLLVDANMHHPIQHQIWRLSNTSGLSNILSGQAGFEVIEKSDVANLDILTAGVIPPKPIALLDSPRMALLIDYFAARYDFVIIDAPAFSHAADALTLSHMSDGVLFVARPGLLNYVSADAAKELLERSTQKPLGLVINNWSKEEKFNHSLVSFRKRNLKNNNISSKKISFKYNGYTHNST; encoded by the coding sequence ATGGAATCTCAAGAACATCTTAATTTAGATTTGCAAAAGTATTGGGAGAGCCTAAAACGCAATTGGATACCTGCTGTAGCTACTTTTGGATTAGTTTCTGTCCTTGCAACCTTAGTAGCATGTTTGCAACAACCTGAATACGAAGCTCAAGGAAAACTCCTATTAAAAGTTAGCCGTACTCCTTCTCTAACAGGAGTAGGTCAACAATTAGGAGAATTAGATCCTCCGCTAGCAGCAAAGAGCAGTCCTCTCAATACAGAAATAGAGATTATTCGTTCTATTCCTCTGGTACAACAGACGATTAGTACCCTTAACTTAAAAGACCAAAACGGCACTTTTCTAGACCCACAAACAATTATCAAACAACAGCTCGATGTAAAAAATATTGGAGCAACAGATATGTTAGTAATTTCTTATAAAAGTCATGATTCTACACAAGCTGCGGTAGTAGTCAACAAACTCATGAACCTTTACATCACTAGAAATTTACTTGCTAATCGCACTGAAGCTGTTACGGCGAATAAATTTATTGCCAAGCAATTACCCATAGCTGAAGCTAGTGTCCGTCAGGTAGAAGTAGCTTTGCGCCAATTTAAGGAAAAAAATCAAGTCGTAGCTTTGGATGAGGAAGCTAAATCGGCAGTCAAAATTATTGAGGAGTTAGAAAACAAAATCAAGCAAACTGAAGCTGACCTTGCTGATGCTACTACTCGGTCAGTAAATCTTCAACAGAAAGTAGGCATGACTTCAAAGGATGCCTTGGCTATAAACTCTCTCAATCAGTCTTTAGGGGTGCAAAAAGTTCTGGAAGAATTACAACAAGTAGAAAGTCAAATAGTAGTCCAACAAAATCGCTTCTCAGACAATAATCCTACGATTATCAGTCTAAAGCATGAAAGAGATAGCCTCAATTCATTATTGCACGATCGCGTTCAACAAGCACTTGGGACTCATACACAAATATCCAAGCGGAGTTTACAAATTGGAGAAAGTCAACAAAAACTGATTGAAAATTTTGCTGCTACGGAAGGAACGCGCTTGGCTATACATAGTCGTTTGGCTTCATTATCTAAAGCTCAATCTAGCTTTAAAAAACGACTCACGACTCTACCCAAATTAGAACAGGAACAGCGAGAGCTACAGCGAAGACTAGCAGCAGCTCAGTCTACTTACCAAACCTTGTTACAGAAATTTCAAGAAGTGCGGTTGGCAGAAAACCAAAACACAGGTAATGCTACTATAATTGAAAACGCCTTAGTTCCTACAAAAGCTTCTATTCGCAAACCAGCTTCGATCGTCATTTTAGGAATTTTATCAGGAATTTTTCTTTCTACAATTGCCGTTCTAATTTTAGAAATAACGGACAAATCTATTAAATCACTTCAAGAAGTCAAAAAAGTTTTTGGCTACGCAGTAGTAGGTGATATTCCTCAGTTTGGGAAAAAAGTTAATAGTCATCGTCAGGATGAACAGCAAAATATTCCACCAGTTTTTGTAAGAGAAATGCCTGATTCTCCCATCAGTGAGGCATTCAATATCCTTCAGGCTAATCTAAAATTTTTTCATCTATTACATCCAGCAGATAGTATATCGATTCAAGCCACTCACGCAAAAAGAAAAATTAAGCCATCTCTCAGTATCGGAACTTTTTTCAGTAGTTTAAAAAACTCTAATAAAGCCTTCAAAACAATTGTGGTAACAAGCTCTATCTCTAAAGAAGGTAAGTCTACAATTTCAGCTAATTTAGCCGCAACTATGGCAGAAATAGGACGTAAAGTTCTGTTAGTAGATGCAAATATGCACCATCCAATACAGCACCAAATTTGGAGATTGTCTAATACATCTGGTTTAAGCAATATTCTAAGCGGTCAAGCTGGATTTGAGGTCATAGAAAAGTCTGATGTGGCTAATTTAGATATTTTGACGGCTGGAGTCATACCGCCTAAACCTATAGCTCTGCTAGACTCTCCACGGATGGCTTTATTAATTGATTATTTTGCTGCTCGCTACGATTTTGTAATTATCGATGCGCCTGCTTTCAGCCATGCAGCTGATGCTCTCACTTTGAGTCATATGAGTGATGGCGTTTTATTTGTAGCGCGACCTGGATTACTTAACTACGTCAGTGCTGATGCTGCTAAGGAGTTATTAGAGCGTTCTACTCAAAAACCTCTGGGTTTGGTCATTAATAATTGGAGCAAAGAAGAAAAATTCAATCATTCCTTAGTCTCTTTCAGAAAAAGGAATTTAAAAAACAATAACATATCCTCTAAAAAAATTTCTTTTAAATACAATGGCTATACTCATAATTCTACGTGA
- a CDS encoding sugar transferase, with protein MVKIASPAANLDLRAPIFTTLSKGIGVDWVQRIILVLVDYILLSLAWHTTQTLCTPLDFPWKLNNLLLPIPIAHIGIMVARGLYNSNEEYCKYVSSIEALTLSHLLLLSIVFSYQSHHFIPWSTFFWAWLLSVLFSLAGRLCANFTTNKLRQQGTICNPIFIIGFPTDIEKATQLLVQENHYRIIGYLPIYALEKYGVDKIVDEITSSGAVEVFVCSWHKIEQRMFLYWRLRNHGITLNILPLSLEEIVEEKMGAFLSLKSGIPFFKLSPPLIAGLDFRIKRCFDFCLAVLIILVLSPLYLAIALLIKLDSPGSIFYQQTRVGLHGKHFNVWKFRTMVNNADKLQKELENFNEMNDGILFKIKNDPRLTKVGRVLRRYSLDELPQVFNVICGEMSLVGPRPLPLRDIEQLSETQLIRHEVLPGITGLWQTSGRSEITNFKDVLLLDIFYIENWSLWLDLQILLKTIVTVAQKTGAY; from the coding sequence ATGGTTAAGATCGCTTCTCCAGCCGCTAATTTAGATCTTCGCGCACCTATCTTTACAACCTTAAGTAAGGGAATTGGTGTAGATTGGGTGCAACGCATCATACTAGTTTTAGTAGATTACATACTTCTATCTCTGGCATGGCATACCACCCAGACTCTTTGCACTCCTCTAGATTTTCCCTGGAAGTTGAATAACTTACTTTTACCGATTCCGATTGCTCATATTGGGATAATGGTAGCACGAGGATTATATAACTCTAATGAAGAATATTGTAAATATGTAAGCTCAATCGAAGCCCTAACTTTATCGCATCTTTTGCTACTATCGATTGTCTTTTCCTATCAATCACATCATTTCATTCCCTGGTCTACTTTCTTTTGGGCTTGGTTACTCAGCGTATTGTTCTCTTTGGCTGGACGACTGTGCGCGAACTTTACTACTAACAAGCTACGCCAACAAGGTACAATCTGTAATCCAATTTTCATTATTGGTTTTCCTACAGATATTGAAAAAGCTACCCAGTTATTAGTACAAGAAAATCATTACAGAATTATAGGATATTTGCCAATTTACGCATTAGAGAAATATGGTGTAGACAAAATAGTTGATGAAATTACTAGCTCAGGAGCAGTTGAAGTATTTGTCTGTTCTTGGCACAAAATAGAGCAAAGAATGTTTCTTTATTGGAGATTGCGTAATCATGGCATAACACTCAATATTTTGCCACTTAGCTTAGAAGAAATTGTAGAGGAGAAAATGGGAGCATTTTTATCACTAAAAAGCGGCATACCCTTCTTCAAACTTTCTCCTCCATTAATTGCAGGATTAGATTTTCGGATCAAGCGCTGTTTTGACTTTTGCCTAGCCGTTCTAATTATCTTAGTTTTATCACCTCTATATCTAGCGATCGCGCTTTTAATTAAACTAGATTCTCCCGGTTCTATATTTTATCAACAGACTCGCGTAGGTTTACATGGTAAACACTTCAATGTTTGGAAATTTAGAACAATGGTTAATAATGCAGACAAGCTTCAAAAGGAATTGGAAAACTTTAATGAAATGAATGACGGTATATTATTTAAGATTAAAAATGACCCTCGCCTTACAAAAGTTGGACGTGTTTTAAGACGTTATAGTTTAGATGAACTGCCCCAAGTATTCAACGTAATTTGTGGTGAAATGAGTTTAGTTGGTCCTCGCCCGCTACCGCTCAGGGACATTGAGCAACTTTCGGAAACTCAATTAATTCGCCACGAAGTTTTACCAGGAATAACTGGTCTTTGGCAAACATCCGGTCGTTCAGAAATTACTAACTTTAAAGATGTTCTGCTTTTGGATATTTTCTATATAGAAAACTGGTCTTTGTGGTTGGATTTACAGATTTTGCTAAAAACGATTGTGACTGTAGCTCAGAAAACAGGAGCTTACTGA
- a CDS encoding nucleotidyltransferase family protein — MGQVAIAILAAGRGSRFGGNFPKPLAMFRGRSLVSYALKAADDSGLAPILLVVGYNSQQVAAAALPGVSIVHNLQWQSGIASSLKQALWMLEPNKSIDALCIGLADQPFVTAACYRRLVAAYHEGASFVVATYEGSRRNPVLLARSLWFDAMKLEGDEGARQLMRVYSVVEVSCDRIGNPHDIDTKDDLQQLESEVISKHRTEG; from the coding sequence ATGGGACAGGTTGCTATTGCTATCCTTGCTGCTGGTAGAGGTTCTCGGTTTGGCGGGAATTTTCCTAAACCTTTAGCAATGTTTAGGGGGCGATCGCTAGTTTCCTATGCTCTTAAGGCTGCTGATGATAGCGGTCTTGCCCCAATTTTACTTGTCGTCGGTTACAATTCCCAGCAAGTAGCCGCCGCAGCCTTACCAGGAGTGAGTATAGTACATAACCTACAATGGCAAAGTGGAATTGCTTCAAGTCTAAAACAAGCTCTGTGGATGTTAGAGCCGAATAAATCTATTGATGCTCTCTGCATTGGACTTGCCGACCAACCATTCGTGACGGCTGCTTGTTATCGTCGTCTCGTAGCTGCATACCATGAAGGAGCTTCTTTTGTTGTAGCTACCTATGAAGGATCTCGGCGCAACCCCGTCCTCCTGGCTCGTTCGTTGTGGTTTGATGCCATGAAACTTGAGGGGGACGAAGGAGCCAGACAGTTGATGCGAGTTTACTCAGTTGTGGAAGTCAGTTGCGATCGCATCGGTAATCCACATGATATCGATACTAAGGACGACCTTCAACAATTGGAATCTGAAGTGATTTCCAAGCACCGGACAGAGGGTTAA
- a CDS encoding XdhC family protein, with protein MRNVVADIKRWWNQGDSVALATVVCTQGSSPREPGAVMAVSSSGEVAGSISGGCVEGAVVEEALAAIALNQPRLLTYGVADELGFVVGLTCGGTIQVFVEPLMQKCFGSELPMNFVFDAICKASEQPIALCTLVEGTNVGAKMLVTDRGAIAGSLGNAELDQVVSRNTQRMLTQGWKNLSYYGANGECGQADVAIFIESFVPQPHFIAIGAVDFARSLCKLGKILGYRITVCDARSRFATPARFPEADEIVVNSPGQYLQSIQIDARTIITVLTHDPKFDVPALIAAVRTPAAYIGAMGSRKATADRIRRLKEAGLTETELARICAPIGLDIGANSLEETAVSIMAEVIALKSGRSGCRLSQTQQKSIHVK; from the coding sequence ATGAGGAACGTTGTTGCTGATATCAAACGCTGGTGGAATCAGGGTGACTCTGTGGCACTAGCAACTGTTGTCTGCACTCAAGGCTCAAGTCCCAGAGAACCTGGAGCTGTCATGGCTGTATCGAGTAGCGGCGAGGTCGCTGGTTCTATCAGTGGCGGGTGCGTTGAAGGAGCAGTCGTTGAGGAAGCACTAGCAGCGATCGCGCTGAATCAGCCACGGCTATTAACATATGGAGTGGCTGACGAACTGGGCTTTGTGGTTGGTTTGACCTGTGGAGGCACTATTCAAGTTTTCGTGGAACCCCTCATGCAAAAGTGCTTTGGGAGCGAGCTGCCAATGAATTTTGTCTTTGATGCCATCTGCAAAGCATCAGAGCAGCCTATAGCACTCTGTACGTTAGTTGAGGGGACGAATGTTGGAGCTAAGATGTTAGTGACCGATCGCGGTGCGATCGCTGGTTCTCTTGGCAACGCAGAGCTAGACCAGGTGGTGTCTCGTAACACTCAAAGGATGTTAACTCAGGGATGGAAAAACTTGAGCTACTACGGTGCTAACGGCGAATGCGGGCAGGCGGATGTGGCAATTTTTATTGAGTCCTTTGTACCCCAACCGCACTTCATTGCGATCGGGGCTGTTGATTTTGCGCGATCGCTTTGCAAGCTAGGTAAGATATTAGGCTACCGAATAACCGTATGTGACGCTCGGTCTCGCTTTGCCACACCAGCACGCTTTCCTGAAGCTGACGAGATCGTGGTGAACTCGCCCGGTCAGTATCTCCAAAGCATCCAGATAGACGCTCGTACCATTATTACCGTACTCACTCACGATCCTAAGTTTGATGTTCCTGCGCTCATAGCCGCAGTACGAACACCAGCAGCTTACATTGGCGCGATGGGAAGCCGCAAAGCCACCGCAGATCGAATTCGTCGTCTGAAGGAAGCTGGACTCACTGAAACTGAACTGGCTCGGATTTGCGCCCCAATTGGGCTAGACATTGGTGCTAACTCTTTAGAAGAGACGGCTGTGTCAATTATGGCTGAAGTTATCGCGCTTAAGAGTGGACGTAGCGGCTGTAGGCTTTCTCAGACCCAACAAAAATCAATTCACGTCAAGTAA
- a CDS encoding (2Fe-2S)-binding protein: protein MQTVIKVNGKQYTTDVEPRLLLVDFLRDILNLTGTKSGCDTGQCGACTVMLNGVSVKSCTVLAVQADGSNVMTIEGVAQNGQLSALQESFWNMHGLQCGYCTPAMIMSLMDLLQNNPKPSEAEIRDWLDGVFCRCGVYPNAVRAVHYAVEKNAVEKMQMESVIAKPETVTAHECLPIARTANVPLKAKSQ, encoded by the coding sequence ATGCAAACTGTCATCAAAGTCAACGGCAAACAGTATACGACAGATGTTGAGCCACGGTTGCTACTTGTAGATTTTCTCCGCGATATTCTAAATCTAACGGGAACAAAGAGTGGCTGCGATACGGGACAGTGTGGTGCTTGTACAGTAATGCTGAATGGCGTATCAGTCAAAAGCTGTACAGTCTTAGCAGTTCAAGCTGATGGTAGCAATGTCATGACGATTGAAGGCGTTGCTCAAAACGGTCAACTTAGTGCATTGCAAGAAAGTTTCTGGAACATGCACGGGCTACAGTGCGGTTACTGCACGCCAGCTATGATTATGTCACTCATGGATTTATTACAAAATAACCCTAAACCTAGCGAAGCAGAAATTCGAGATTGGCTGGATGGTGTCTTTTGCCGCTGTGGTGTCTATCCAAACGCCGTTCGCGCCGTACATTATGCTGTAGAAAAAAATGCTGTAGAAAAAATGCAGATGGAATCTGTAATAGCTAAGCCGGAAACCGTAACGGCTCATGAATGTTTACCAATTGCGCGAACAGCTAATGTACCCCTAAAGGCAAAAAGTCAATGA
- a CDS encoding NHLP leader peptide family RiPP precursor, with the protein MKASTKFTDILTQFPQVRTLWSNVNVTDFGPYYEALQARLIDRVWHDELLKQEILIDPKAVFERESDITFPANVEVRVLEEPEDTFYFVIPATPRAEEQWYRYEQLATWWMLGHTWWTTYYYLCGAEKARAYRESLQALWIARIWTNEAFHERITSNPKATFEAEMGAVFPPNLKIQSLQETSNLIYFVLPKNPQVNQLDENSTMGQWWQVSHTWWWWLVNLRFRQPAKNTVTGIVS; encoded by the coding sequence ATGAAAGCAAGTACTAAATTTACAGATATTCTAACTCAATTCCCTCAAGTTAGAACATTGTGGTCGAATGTAAATGTTACAGATTTTGGACCTTACTACGAAGCTTTACAAGCACGACTAATTGACCGTGTTTGGCATGATGAATTACTTAAGCAAGAAATACTGATCGATCCAAAAGCCGTTTTTGAACGGGAATCGGATATTACATTTCCCGCCAACGTAGAAGTTAGAGTTTTAGAGGAACCAGAGGATACATTTTACTTTGTGATTCCTGCAACTCCGCGAGCAGAAGAGCAATGGTATCGGTACGAACAACTTGCTACTTGGTGGATGTTGGGTCATACTTGGTGGACGACATACTATTATCTTTGCGGTGCTGAGAAAGCCAGAGCTTACAGAGAGAGCTTGCAAGCATTGTGGATCGCTCGTATTTGGACAAATGAGGCTTTCCATGAGAGAATTACATCTAATCCAAAAGCTACGTTTGAAGCAGAAATGGGAGCAGTCTTTCCTCCCAATTTGAAGATTCAATCCCTACAGGAAACTTCAAATCTCATTTATTTTGTACTACCTAAAAACCCGCAAGTTAATCAACTAGACGAAAATTCTACGATGGGACAGTGGTGGCAAGTATCCCATACATGGTGGTGGTGGTTGGTTAATTTACGTTTCCGGCAGCCAGCAAAGAACACGGTGACAGGGATAGTTAGCTAA
- a CDS encoding SDR family oxidoreductase, translating into MDLQNKVAIVTGASSGIGAAIAKSLDAAGMKLLITARSPEKLAELAAQMNNETAIVPGEITDSELPQHLVDVALEKLGRLDVVINNAGVMHMMSIEDADIEALCKMIRINFEAVVRMSYVALRHFKQQGSGYIINMSSISGLKTTPKLAVYDGTKHALEAFTDSLRMELAGSGIGVATVEPGAVATNLYDSWKSRGMKGYDELVPNPLQSEDVARCVRFILEQPGNILIPRLLAVPVAQPV; encoded by the coding sequence ATGGATTTACAAAATAAAGTAGCAATTGTTACGGGAGCCAGTAGCGGCATTGGAGCGGCGATCGCCAAGAGTTTAGATGCGGCGGGGATGAAGCTGTTGATTACAGCGCGATCGCCAGAAAAACTGGCAGAACTCGCCGCTCAAATGAATAATGAAACGGCGATCGTACCAGGAGAGATAACTGATTCTGAATTGCCACAACACTTGGTTGATGTAGCTTTAGAAAAATTGGGTCGTCTGGATGTTGTCATCAACAACGCAGGTGTAATGCATATGATGTCAATTGAGGATGCAGACATCGAAGCTTTGTGTAAAATGATTCGGATTAATTTTGAGGCTGTAGTGCGAATGAGCTACGTAGCACTGCGGCATTTTAAGCAACAGGGTAGTGGCTATATCATCAATATGTCTAGTATTTCTGGACTGAAAACGACTCCCAAGTTAGCGGTTTATGACGGTACTAAACACGCCTTAGAAGCTTTTACTGATTCCTTGCGGATGGAGTTGGCTGGTTCTGGTATTGGTGTTGCCACAGTTGAGCCTGGTGCAGTTGCTACTAACCTGTACGACTCTTGGAAATCGCGTGGGATGAAAGGTTATGACGAGCTGGTGCCAAACCCACTTCAAAGTGAGGATGTGGCTCGTTGCGTTCGATTTATTCTAGAGCAACCAGGTAATATTCTGATTCCTAGACTTTTAGCTGTACCAGTAGCTCAGCCAGTGTAG
- a CDS encoding VOC family protein, translating into MAWLKFSQMAISCQDPIATEKFYTKYFGFQRARVAPLGKEQIVFLKLGDMYLELIQAKEESPAYQIRNDGPAYPGWRHLGFQVDNVDAKLAEMGKDAKISLGPLNFDEFISGWRSVWITDPNGNIIEISQGYTDQDNPPSLEANEEVASIY; encoded by the coding sequence ATGGCTTGGCTCAAATTTTCTCAGATGGCAATCAGCTGCCAAGATCCAATTGCAACTGAAAAATTTTACACGAAATATTTCGGCTTCCAACGCGCTCGGGTCGCACCACTTGGCAAGGAACAGATTGTGTTTCTGAAATTGGGTGATATGTATCTTGAGCTGATTCAAGCAAAGGAAGAATCTCCTGCTTACCAGATTCGTAACGATGGACCCGCCTACCCAGGCTGGCGACACCTGGGCTTTCAGGTCGATAATGTCGATGCTAAGCTAGCAGAAATGGGTAAGGATGCCAAAATTTCTCTAGGACCGCTCAACTTTGATGAGTTTATCAGTGGATGGCGATCGGTTTGGATTACCGATCCAAACGGTAACATTATCGAAATTAGTCAAGGATACACCGATCAGGATAATCCGCCGTCTTTAGAGGCGAATGAAGAAGTTGCTTCTATTTACTGA
- a CDS encoding nuclear transport factor 2 family protein, whose product MKTPMEQLLLSPMSKLYKEHIGFIKAKNVEGLLDQYAEDLLLISTLTEDRQPLYIRGRQQLKEFFESRIFSLEDLEVSLNQWAETENTLMMVESLKTRSTSGEVGNVEFYDNWYLQNGKIAIHFAGVIQYPDSTYANAGKVGAIPASPLGKLYKEHIGFIKAKNVEGLLDQYAEDLLLISTLTENRQPLYIRGRQQLKEFFESRIFSLEDLEVSLNQWAETENTLMMVESLKTHSTSGEVGEMSFYDNWVLRDGKIAVHFAGVVQYPDGSYA is encoded by the coding sequence ATGAAAACACCAATGGAACAACTGCTATTGTCTCCGATGAGCAAGCTCTACAAAGAGCATATCGGTTTCATTAAAGCAAAAAATGTTGAAGGATTGCTCGACCAGTATGCCGAAGATCTTTTACTAATTAGTACCCTAACTGAAGATCGCCAGCCGCTCTATATCCGTGGGCGACAGCAGCTCAAGGAATTTTTTGAAAGCCGCATCTTCAGTTTAGAAGATTTGGAAGTCTCGCTGAATCAGTGGGCAGAGACTGAGAATACGCTGATGATGGTAGAAAGTCTCAAAACTCGCAGCACTAGCGGTGAGGTCGGCAATGTTGAATTCTACGACAATTGGTATTTGCAAAATGGTAAGATTGCTATTCACTTTGCTGGAGTCATTCAGTATCCAGATAGCACGTATGCTAATGCAGGAAAGGTCGGAGCAATTCCTGCATCTCCTTTAGGTAAGCTCTATAAAGAGCATATTGGTTTTATCAAAGCCAAGAATGTCGAAGGATTGCTCGACCAGTATGCCGAGGATCTGCTACTAATTAGTACCCTGACTGAAAATCGCCAGCCGCTCTACATCCGTGGACGACAACAGCTCAAGGAGTTTTTTGAAAGCCGCATCTTCAGTTTAGAAGATTTGGAAGTCTCGCTCAACCAGTGGGCAGAGACTGAGAATACGCTGATGATGGTAGAAAGTCTCAAAACTCACAGCACTAGTGGTGAAGTTGGTGAAATGAGTTTCTACGATAATTGGGTATTGCGTGATGGCAAAATTGCCGTTCACTTTGCTGGTGTCGTTCAATATCCCGATGGGTCATACGCATAA
- a CDS encoding nuclear transport factor 2 family protein encodes MVTSTISPGRKFFNTHLETIAAGKVDEMVDRDYTEDAVLITYFNGFADMPAPITIQGRENIKQFFHKYMKAIGHIDLKSLDFTETEDTIFFQANFNNDLGSVNAGDAWMMRDGKIAYHFGFWIWA; translated from the coding sequence ATGGTAACTTCAACAATTTCTCCTGGGCGCAAGTTTTTCAATACCCATCTAGAGACGATCGCAGCCGGAAAAGTCGATGAGATGGTAGATAGAGATTACACGGAAGACGCTGTGTTAATCACCTATTTCAACGGCTTTGCTGACATGCCCGCACCAATTACAATTCAAGGTCGTGAAAACATTAAACAGTTTTTTCATAAATACATGAAAGCGATCGGTCATATCGATCTCAAGTCGCTTGATTTTACTGAGACTGAAGATACTATTTTCTTCCAGGCTAATTTCAATAACGATCTTGGTTCAGTGAATGCTGGAGATGCTTGGATGATGCGCGACGGCAAAATTGCTTATCATTTTGGTTTTTGGATTTGGGCTTAG